In Bacteroidota bacterium, the sequence TTCACTAGACCCGCGGCATTTCTTCTTTCAGGAGAAATGGCTGTCGCCTATTTCCAGGCCCATTTTCCTCAGGGATTCTGGCCTTTTCTTAACGGCGGGCAGCCGGCAGTGCTGTATTGTTTCATCTGGCTCTACGTGTCAGCGGCAGGAGGCGGGCCGTGGAGCCTTGACGCCTTGCTCAAAAAACATCATGCAACGGTCACCACAGGAGAACAACTATGAAACAAAGTGCACAGGGAGCGACGGTGAAATCCCCGCGGGAACTGACGCTGACGCGGACATTCAATGTTCCGCGGGAAATCGTCTTCAGAGCTTGGACCGATCCGCATCAGGTCGCACA encodes:
- a CDS encoding DoxX family protein, coding for MKIGSLWEGQAPRLLSLLRIAAAVMFLFIGTMKLFAFPKALFPNGGTVQLFSEIGLAGVLEAFGGLFLLLGLFTRPAAFLLSGEMAVAYFQAHFPQGFWPFLNGGQPAVLYCFIWLYVSAAGGGPWSLDALLKKHHATVTTGEQL